The Plantactinospora sp. KBS50 sequence GACCTGGTGCGCCTCACCGCCGAGTTGGGGCGGCGGCACCTGGCCGGTGCGGGTCCGGCGCCGCTGTCCGTCGGCGCGGCCGATGGCTGGGTGCTTACCGACTGGTTCGAGAACGTGCTGGCCAGCACCGCGAGCGCGCGGTTCTACACCGGACTGGCCGGCGGGTCGCGGGACTGGACCGCGGAGCCGGTCCGGCAGGCGCTGCGTCGCCTCGCCGAGATCTGGGGGCTGCCCGGCGCGTTCCCGGGCGGCGCGCCCCGGGCGCTGCTGACCCAGTTCGACGAGTCGGTCATCCAGGTCGGCGCCCGCCGCCAGGCCGTGCTGGTGGCCGGCGCGGACTTCGTGGAGCGGATGGACCGGGACTTCGATCCGGTGACCGGCCGGCTGAGTTCCGTGCGGTTCCCGGTCGGCGAGCGCTCTGGCGACCCGGCGCCGCTGGTGGTGGGCGGCGACGCGATGGTGGTGCTGCGCGGCTCCGCCGCCGGCCACGACCTCGTGCGGTGGCTGCTGGACGCCGACTTCGGGCCGTGGATAGACGCCGGCGGGTTCCTGTCGGCCCGCACCGGCGTGCCGCCGGAGCGTTACCCCGACCACCGCCGGCAGTTGGCCACCGACATCCAGGTGGCCGGCGACCGGCTCCGCTTCGACCTGTCCGACCTGCTGCCCAGCCCGCTGACCGGCGCCGACGGCGTGGGTAGCTGGCGGATCATGCAGGACTTCTTCGCGGCCGTGGCCCGCGGCCCGCGGGATTGGACCCGGGTCGAGCCGGCCGCCGTGGACCGTGCGGTGGAGCAGACCGTGCGCCGGTTCGCCACCACCGCCGCCCGCGGGACCGGCCCGGCATGACCCCGACACCCGTGCTCGGCGAGGTCAGCGTCCTGGACGACGTCGGCCCACCCCGGCGCGGCCGGGCGTACCCGCTGGCCGCCGGCGCCTCGGCGCTGCTGCTGCCGGCGGCGCTGCTGCTCGGCGGGCTGGTGCTCTGGCCGGTGCTGCGCACCCTGTACGTCAGCGTGCGGACCCCGGACGCAGGGCTCGGGGTGGACAACTTCCGGCAGGCGCTGGCCGCCCCCGGCGCCGGCGCCGCCTTCTGGCGCACGCTGTGGTGGGCGCTGCTGGTTCCGGCCGTGGTCACGGTGCTGGGCTACCTGCTGGCCGTGGCCTCCCGGCGGTGGCGGCAGGGCCGGCTGGTCCGGCTCGTGCTGCTGGCTCCGATCGCGCTGCCGCTGGTGGTCACCGGGGTGACGTTCCGGCTGGTGTACGACCCCGGCCGCGGCCCGGCCACGCAGCTCGGCGCCCTGCTGCTGGGCAGGTCCGCGCAGGCCGGCCCGCAGTTCCTCGGACCCGCGCTGGTGACCGTGGCCGTCATGTCGGCGTTCGTCTGGGCCTGGGTCGGCCTGGCCGTCCTGGTCTTCCGGGCCGCCCTCGCGGCGCTGCCGGCCGAGCTGGCCGACGCGGTCTCGGTCTACGGCGGCACCCGCCGCGCCCAGCTCTGGCACGCGCAGTGGCGACCGCTGCTGCTGCGCACCGCCGCGGTGGTGTTCACCCTGGTCGCGCTGGCCACGGTGCGCAGTTTCGACCTCGTGCTGATGATGGCGCCCGGCGCCAGCATCGACGAGGCGTCGGTGCTGGCCGTGCAGGTGTGGCAGACCGGTCGGGGCACCACCTCCGGCGAGGGCGCGGCGCTCGGGGTGGTCTGGCTCGCGGTGGTGGCCACCGGTGTGCTCGTGGCCGCCCCGTTCGTCCGCCAGGCGTGGCCGGCGCCGCGGCTGAGCCCCGTCCCCGAGCCGGCCGCCGCGGCGGTCTCCCCGGCGCGCCGGGCGGCCCGGGCCGCGGCGGCCGTCGCCGGGCTGTTCTGGCTGGTGCCGGTGGTGGTGCTGCTGATCGCCTCGCTGCACGGGCGCGTCGACGCCGCCACCGGCCGCTGGTGGTCGGCCGCGCCGACCGGCCGCTCCTACCGGGACGTGCTGGCCGGCGGCGACCTGCTGCACACCATGGGCTTCACCCTCGCGCTGGCCGGCACGGCGACCGCCGTCGTGCTGCTGGTGGCGCTGGTGGCGGCGTACCCGCTGGCCTGGCTGACCGGGCCGCCGGCGCAGCTGACCGGCGTCCTGCTGACGGCGGCCGCGATCATGCCGGTGCAGGCCATCGCCGGCCCGATCAACGAGGTTCTGGGTTTCGTGCTCTCCTC is a genomic window containing:
- a CDS encoding ABC transporter substrate-binding protein produces the protein MSPAGRPGRRTVLRAGIAAVAAAGVPATAAGCAAGGRPVQVAVVWSDEELRLFKRVMSGYGRPWRVISAGDDIDAFLRARHLAGTLPDAAILSRPGLVVEYAGRDWLTELDSSWSGRFPGALDGLLRVHGRLYGAWVKLAHKSLLWYQPQLLPGGPPGSWPDLVRLTAELGRRHLAGAGPAPLSVGAADGWVLTDWFENVLASTASARFYTGLAGGSRDWTAEPVRQALRRLAEIWGLPGAFPGGAPRALLTQFDESVIQVGARRQAVLVAGADFVERMDRDFDPVTGRLSSVRFPVGERSGDPAPLVVGGDAMVVLRGSAAGHDLVRWLLDADFGPWIDAGGFLSARTGVPPERYPDHRRQLATDIQVAGDRLRFDLSDLLPSPLTGADGVGSWRIMQDFFAAVARGPRDWTRVEPAAVDRAVEQTVRRFATTAARGTGPA
- a CDS encoding ABC transporter permease subunit, with amino-acid sequence MTPTPVLGEVSVLDDVGPPRRGRAYPLAAGASALLLPAALLLGGLVLWPVLRTLYVSVRTPDAGLGVDNFRQALAAPGAGAAFWRTLWWALLVPAVVTVLGYLLAVASRRWRQGRLVRLVLLAPIALPLVVTGVTFRLVYDPGRGPATQLGALLLGRSAQAGPQFLGPALVTVAVMSAFVWAWVGLAVLVFRAALAALPAELADAVSVYGGTRRAQLWHAQWRPLLLRTAAVVFTLVALATVRSFDLVLMMAPGASIDEASVLAVQVWQTGRGTTSGEGAALGVVWLAVVATGVLVAAPFVRQAWPAPRLSPVPEPAAAAVSPARRAARAAAAVAGLFWLVPVVVLLIASLHGRVDAATGRWWSAAPTGRSYRDVLAGGDLLHTMGFTLALAGTATAVVLLVALVAAYPLAWLTGPPAQLTGVLLTAAAIMPVQAIAGPINEVLGFVLSSGSVRGLILVHVAMGVPIAVLVLRNAFADLPAAQVRRARVAGRRWWNTLWRLARHNPSAVIAVAVLQFVQVWNDFAVGLLFSGADAAPLGLYLYGQSRYFVANTGVLAASSAVGSLLPVVLVLLARRHLIAGLVSGGGR